One genomic window of Megachile rotundata isolate GNS110a chromosome 12, iyMegRotu1, whole genome shotgun sequence includes the following:
- the LOC100881266 gene encoding UBX domain-containing protein 7 isoform X2, which translates to MDQKLIDKFVEVTGEGEATARQYLSLTDGNVEAAISLMFEGGPAQEPPVPADAPDVESEVRPPILPTQEILVPSGPVCSLPRLSTNVFDRFRDFAVETQRQEEEMACKVAGVKQMSYCKSKRLEDLFRPPCNILFLGSFIEAREHAKTLNRWLLVNIQNPQEFSCQILNRDVWSNQQIQEIVKDHFVLWQVLSNTSDGSHYVHLYDVYEYPYLAIIDPRTGECMQTYHHITVDILMSALNDMLSTHPSPECVSFDTLNSKDWNSTATITKENAPNLSDCSSRTLKSSKHMIDILRESDSTIDATTSQSSSTSTATDVFQNISKKRRMDESDLSDPVQKDDQSCEEKSDSNVTKSDNASSVRLCLRLPNGKKETILMSAINTIEDFINKMDRMGYSSTDHTYLVPFPKTNIGMLSPETLLSDTILSPANTVFITKIQ; encoded by the exons ATGGATCAAAAACTTATTGACAAATTTGTCGAAGTAACAG GAGAGGGTGAAGCAACAGCGCGTCAATATCTATCGTTAACCGATGGGAATGTAGAAGCTGCAATAAGTTTAATGTTCGAGGGAGGACCAGCACAGGAACCACCGGTTCCTGCTGATGCTCCTGATGTTGAATCCGAAGTGAGACCTCCCATTTTACCTACGCAAGAAATATTGGTACCATCGGGTCCAGTATGTTCGCTTCCAAGATTATCGACTAATGTATTTgatagatttagagattttgcagTGGAGACTC aaCGACAAGAGGAAGAAATGGCATGTAAAGTAGCCGGTGTAAAGCAGATGTCTTACTGTAAATCCAAAAGGTTGGAAGACTTATTTCGTCCTCCGTGTAATATCCTCTTCTTAGGTTCTTTTATTGAAGCTCGTGAACATGCCAAGACATTAAATCGTTGGTTGcttgtaaatattcaaaatccTCAAGAATTTTCATGCCAAATTCTTAATAGAGACGTATGGTCGAATCAACAAATACAAGAAATTGTAAAGGATCATTTTGTTTTGTGGCAA GTTTTGTCAAATACAAGCGATGGAAGTCATTATGTACATCTTTATGATGTGTATGAATACCCATATTTAGCAATAATAGATCCTAGAACAGGAGAATGCATGCAGACTTATCATCATATTACCGTAGATATTTTAATGTCTGCTTTAAATGATATGCTCAGCACTCATCCATCACCAGAATGTGTATCATTTGACACCCTTAATTCTAAAGACTGGAATAGTACTGCTACAATAACAAAAGAAAATGCACCTAATTTATCG GATTGCAGTAGTCGTACTTTGAAATCTTCTAAACATATGATTGATATTTTAAGAGAATCAG ACAGTACTATTGATGCAACAACGAGTCAAAGCTCAAGTACAAGTACGGCGACTGACGTCTTTCAGAATATAAGCAAAAAAAGAAGAATGGATGAATCTGATTTAAGTGATCCAGTTCAAAAA GATGATCAATCGTGCGAAGAGAAGAGCGATTCTAACGTAACTAAAAGTG ATAATGCATCTTCTGTAAGACTTTGTTTAAGACTACCAAATGGTAAAAAGGAAACGATATTGATGTCTGCGATAAACACGATAGAA gattttattaacaaaatggACAGAATGGGCTATTCGTCGACCGATCACACTTACTTGGTACCATTTCCAAAAACAAATATTGGAATGCTTTCTCCAGAAACACTCTTATCAGATACTATTTTATCTCCAGCGAATACAGTATTTATAACAaagatacaataa
- the LOC100880969 gene encoding transcription elongation factor 1 homolog, with the protein MLTVFVTFRNSWISQSEVRTFICTLKSFTKDSRLFRKFEVVKDLLRMGRRKSKRQAPQKRKAIEPLDVQFTCPFCNHEKSCEVKMEKSKNTARIVCRVCLEDYQTNINILSEPVDVYNDWIDACDVIN; encoded by the exons ATGCTAACGGTATTTGTAACCTTTCGAAATTCCTGGATATCACAGTCTGAAGTGCGTACCTTTATTTGTACGTTAAAATCGTTCACTAAAGATTCGCGGTTATTTCGCA AATTTGAAGTGGTAAAGGATTTGCTTAGAATGGGTCGAAGGAAAAGTAAACGACAAGCTCCGCAAAAAAGAAAGGCTATTGAGCCTTTAGATGTACAATTTACATGCCCATTTTGTAACCACGAAAAATCGTGTGAAGTCAAGAT ggaaaaaagtaaaaatacagCAAGAATTGTTTGCCGTGTTTGTTTAGAAGATTACCAAACTAATATTAACATACTATCTGAACCAGTTGATGTGTATAACGATTGGATCGATGCCTGTGACGTTATTAATTAA
- the LOC100881378 gene encoding uncharacterized protein LOC100881378 isoform X2 yields the protein MEGNITLILNENRIEVIKEKLASRSCYFASLFSHNFNDSHSNEHVINYNVTFCTLQNFVEWIHDDETPVYMHYSPVKVSMIKFIKNNFTELLSLLQLSLLFMADDLTNDVTDIIISHWLLPEKIIDIWLLAQELSIKALQDICLSICLDRFEELPVHSLTELTKDNITRLITNVNIRSSTEYLKFTTGIAEIKDKSQLKFIRGSVVCNTQESVVKDIFLYTWNGDNLSKCVRLKNIGDSGNLIIGMQIAGRGFNIYTIGGEMGLGTGKFNDIIWRYCLLSKKWYYQARLPVPRRHMVAVFLKDKLVIVGGVGRHRLKLLTVDILHIHTGNWTKSASIIPESFTEVPPYCVLNGKLFLLKSSLYIYSVETNYWDTIAINNPAIRSIAFLTPDTTLFLIGDHSGETILSKIDIKETVCQEESCTKECARHNIINIMNIAHEDYYRIRYARVIDIDMIILDNDRDEKYQYLHVHRQVRKDFENLSIPKLGCINIIDPATLYDTV from the exons ATGGAGGGAAATATAACGTTGATTCTCAATGAAAATCGAATAGAAGTCATTAAGGAAAAACTTGCATCCAGGAGCTGTTATTTTGCGTCGCTTTTCTCACACAATTTTAACGATTCACATAGTAACGAACATGTTATCAACTATAACGTTACCTTTTGTACTTTACAG AATTTTGTGGAATGGATTCACGATGACGAAACACCTGTATACATGCACTATAGTCCTGTCAAAGTTTCcatgataaaatttataaaaaataattttacggaATTATTAAGTTTATTACAATTAAGTTTGTTGTTTATGGCTGATGATTTAACAAACGATGTTACAGACATTATAATTTCTCATTGGCTCTTACCAGAGAAAATAATTGATATATGGCTTTTGGCTCAAGAATTGAGTATAAAAGCGTTACAAGATATTTGTCTCTCAATTTGTTTAGATCGTTTTGAAGAGTTGCCTGTACATTCGCTTACCGAATTAACCAAAGATAATATTACTCGTTTAATTACAAACGTAAACATAAGATCTTCTACCGAGTACCTGAAGTTT acAACGGGCATTGCagaaataaaagataaaagcCAATTGAAGTTTATACGAGGCAGTGTCGTTTGTAATACACAAGAATCTGTCGTTaaggatatatttttatatacctgGAATGGTGACAATTTAAGCAAATGCGttcgattaaaaaatataggaGACTCAGGAAACTTAATAATCGGGATGCAAATAGCTGGTAGAG GTttcaacatttatacaattgGAGGAGAAATGGGattgggaactgggaaatttaaCGACATTATTTGGCGTTATTGTCTTTTATCTAAAAAGTGGTATTACCAAGCACGTTTACCTGTTCCCAGGAGGCATATGGTTGCCGTATTTCTGAAGGACAAATTAGTTATAGTAGGTGGCGTAGGGAGGCATAGATTGAAATTGTTAACAGTCGACATTCTACATATTCACACGG GTAATTGGACAAAATCTGCAAGTATAATTCCTGAAAGCTTTACCGAAGTTCCTCCATATTGTGTTCTAAATGgaaagttatttttattaaaatcatccCTTTATATTTATTCCGTAGAAACAAACTATTGGGATACTATAGCAATCAATAATCCTGCTATACGAAGCATAGCGTTTCTTACACCTGATACAACGTTATTTTTGATCG GCGATCATTCTGGTGAAACGATCCTATCAAAAATCGACATTAAGGAGACAGTTTGTCAGGAAGAAAGCTGCACGAAAGAGTGCGCGAgacataatattataaatattatgaacATTGCACACGAAGATTACTATCGAATAAGGTATGCGCGCGTCATTGATATCGACATGATAATATTGGACAACGATCGTGACGAAAAATATCAATATCTGCATGTACATAGACAGGTAAGgaaggattttgaaaatttgtcgatTCCCAAACTGGGATGTATTAATATTATCGATCCTGCTACATTGTACGATACcgtgtaa
- the LOC100881378 gene encoding uncharacterized protein LOC100881378 isoform X1 encodes MEGNITLILNENRIEVIKEKLASRSCYFASLFSHNFNDSHSNEHVINYNVTFCTLQNFVEWIHDDETPVYMHYSPVKVSMIKFIKNNFTELLSLLQLSLLFMADDLTNDVTDIIISHWLLPEKIIDIWLLAQELSIKALQDICLSICLDRFEELPVHSLTELTKDNITRLITNVNIRSSTEYLKFVRDEWKMYHGTTGIAEIKDKSQLKFIRGSVVCNTQESVVKDIFLYTWNGDNLSKCVRLKNIGDSGNLIIGMQIAGRGFNIYTIGGEMGLGTGKFNDIIWRYCLLSKKWYYQARLPVPRRHMVAVFLKDKLVIVGGVGRHRLKLLTVDILHIHTGNWTKSASIIPESFTEVPPYCVLNGKLFLLKSSLYIYSVETNYWDTIAINNPAIRSIAFLTPDTTLFLIGDHSGETILSKIDIKETVCQEESCTKECARHNIINIMNIAHEDYYRIRYARVIDIDMIILDNDRDEKYQYLHVHRQVRKDFENLSIPKLGCINIIDPATLYDTV; translated from the exons ATGGAGGGAAATATAACGTTGATTCTCAATGAAAATCGAATAGAAGTCATTAAGGAAAAACTTGCATCCAGGAGCTGTTATTTTGCGTCGCTTTTCTCACACAATTTTAACGATTCACATAGTAACGAACATGTTATCAACTATAACGTTACCTTTTGTACTTTACAG AATTTTGTGGAATGGATTCACGATGACGAAACACCTGTATACATGCACTATAGTCCTGTCAAAGTTTCcatgataaaatttataaaaaataattttacggaATTATTAAGTTTATTACAATTAAGTTTGTTGTTTATGGCTGATGATTTAACAAACGATGTTACAGACATTATAATTTCTCATTGGCTCTTACCAGAGAAAATAATTGATATATGGCTTTTGGCTCAAGAATTGAGTATAAAAGCGTTACAAGATATTTGTCTCTCAATTTGTTTAGATCGTTTTGAAGAGTTGCCTGTACATTCGCTTACCGAATTAACCAAAGATAATATTACTCGTTTAATTACAAACGTAAACATAAGATCTTCTACCGAGTACCTGAAGTTTGTAAGAGACGAATGGAAAATGTACCACGGg acAACGGGCATTGCagaaataaaagataaaagcCAATTGAAGTTTATACGAGGCAGTGTCGTTTGTAATACACAAGAATCTGTCGTTaaggatatatttttatatacctgGAATGGTGACAATTTAAGCAAATGCGttcgattaaaaaatataggaGACTCAGGAAACTTAATAATCGGGATGCAAATAGCTGGTAGAG GTttcaacatttatacaattgGAGGAGAAATGGGattgggaactgggaaatttaaCGACATTATTTGGCGTTATTGTCTTTTATCTAAAAAGTGGTATTACCAAGCACGTTTACCTGTTCCCAGGAGGCATATGGTTGCCGTATTTCTGAAGGACAAATTAGTTATAGTAGGTGGCGTAGGGAGGCATAGATTGAAATTGTTAACAGTCGACATTCTACATATTCACACGG GTAATTGGACAAAATCTGCAAGTATAATTCCTGAAAGCTTTACCGAAGTTCCTCCATATTGTGTTCTAAATGgaaagttatttttattaaaatcatccCTTTATATTTATTCCGTAGAAACAAACTATTGGGATACTATAGCAATCAATAATCCTGCTATACGAAGCATAGCGTTTCTTACACCTGATACAACGTTATTTTTGATCG GCGATCATTCTGGTGAAACGATCCTATCAAAAATCGACATTAAGGAGACAGTTTGTCAGGAAGAAAGCTGCACGAAAGAGTGCGCGAgacataatattataaatattatgaacATTGCACACGAAGATTACTATCGAATAAGGTATGCGCGCGTCATTGATATCGACATGATAATATTGGACAACGATCGTGACGAAAAATATCAATATCTGCATGTACATAGACAGGTAAGgaaggattttgaaaatttgtcgatTCCCAAACTGGGATGTATTAATATTATCGATCCTGCTACATTGTACGATACcgtgtaa
- the Rpn7 gene encoding regulatory particle non-ATPase 7, whose amino-acid sequence MPLENLEEEGLEKNPNLELAQTKFLLSLPEHKDDPFLKNKLLDAIKAENMAPFYKEVCKDLDWPIDEELLSAMKVKNMEQLKKLDDAIEDAEKNLGEMEVREANLKKSEHLCRIGDKEGAISAFRKTYDKTVSLGHRLDIVFHNIRIGLFYLDHDHITRNIEKAKSLIEEGGDWDRRNRLKVYQGTYCIAVRDFKEAANFFLDTISTFTSYELMDYNTFVRYTVYLSMISLPRNELRDKIIKGSEILEVLHSNPDVKDYLFSLYNCHYADFFKNLAHVEGLLRRDYLIFPHYRYYVREMRILAYTQLLESYRSLTLQYMAEAFGVTLEYIDQEISRFIAAGRLHCKVDRVGGVVETNRPDSKNWQYQAMVKQGDLLLNRVQKLSRVINI is encoded by the exons ATGCCGTTAGAAAACTTAGAGGAAGAGGGTTTGGAAAAAAATCCGAATTTGGAGCTGGCTCAGACTAAATTTTTATTGAGCCTGCCGGAACACAAGGATGATCCATTTTTGAAGAACAAATTGTTAGATGCCATTAAAGCAGAAA ATATGGCCCCATTTTACAAAGAAGTTTGCAAAGATTTGGATTGGCCAATCGACGAAGAACTTTTATCCGCTATGAAGGTAAAAAATATGGAACAGTTGAAAAAATTGGATGACGCGATCGAAGATGCAGAGAAGAATTTGGGTGAAATGGAAGTTCGTGAAGCTAATCTTAAAAAATCTGAACATCTTTGTAGAATAGGTGATAAAGAAGGTGCCATTTCTGCGTTTAGAAAAACTTACGATAAAACTGTGTCCTTAGGGCATAGGTTAGATATTGTTTTTCATAATATTAGAATTGGGTTATTTTATTTGGATCATGATCATATTACTAGAAACATTGAGAAGGCTAAAAG TCTGATAGAAGAAGGCGGAGATTGGGATAGACGAAATCGTTTAAAAGTATATCAAGGAACGTATTGCATAGCAGTACGCGATTTTAAGGAAGCTGCAAATTTCTTTCTTGACACCATTAGTACATTTACGAGCTACGAGCTTATGGATTACAATACATTTGTCAGATATACAGTATATTTAAGCATGATAAGTTTACCTAGAAACGAACTTAGAGATAAAATTATCAAAGGttcagaaattttggaagtaCTTCACAGCAATCCAGATGTTAAGGATTATTTATTTTCTCTATACAACTGCCACTATGCTGATTTCTTTAAAAATCTTG CACATGTAGAAGGTTTATTACGTCgagattatttaatatttcctcATTATCGGTATTATGTTAGAGAAATGCGTATTCTTGCGTACACGCAGCTTCTGGAATCCTACAGGTCTTTGACTCTTCAATACATGGCAGAAGCGTTTGGTGTTACACTCGAATATATCGATCA AGAGATATCGCGTTTCATTGCAGCAGGAAGATTACATTGCAAAGTTGACCGTGTTGGAGGTGTAGTTGAAACTAATAGGCCAGACAGTAAAAATTGGCAGTATCAAGCTATGGTCAAACAAGGAGATCTATTACTTAATAGGGTGCAGAAATTGTCGcgtgttattaatatttaa
- the Jwa gene encoding PRA1 family protein Jwa — protein sequence MDKAKSLSDNKCELPPLRGLNDFLLESSRFQLPNFKDLEKWSNRVVNNLVYYQTNYLYMCIVIILIVASVNPMRMIIGLSAMMAIWVECIYLFSEQESLLKIKRSYPQVGIILTVICGGFIVYTLNSVVFLLFSILLSFCVTFVHASLRLRSLKNKVVNKLEGMGLERTPMGAILNYFEDVTGIAFRKQTTTIQSLH from the exons ATGGATAAAGCAAAATCACTAAGCGATAATAAGTGTGAATTACCACCACTTCGTGGTTTGAACGATTTTCTTTTGGAATCGTCACGTTTTCAGCTACCTAATTTCAAAGATTTGGAGAAATGGAGCAACAGAGTAGTGAACAATCTTGTATATTATCAAACCAATTATCTCTATATGTGCattgttattattcttattgtagc ATCAGTAAACCCAATGAGAATGATTATTGGCTTATCGGCAATGATGGCAATATGGGTTGAATGTATCTATTTATTTAGCGAACAAGAATCGTTGCTAAAGATTAAGAGATCGTATCCACAAGTTGGAATTATTCTTACTGTTATTTGTGGAGGTTTTATTGTGTATACTCTAAATTCGGTTGTGTTTTTGTTATTTAGTATTCTTTTATCATTTTGTG TAACTTTTGTACATGCATCATTGAGAttaagaagtttaaaaaataagGTTGTTAACAAGTTAGAAGGAATGGGATTAGAACGTACACCAATGGgagcaattttaaattatttcg AAGATGTGACTGGTATAGCCTTTCGCAAGCAGACAACTACTATCCAATCGCTTCATTAA
- the LOC100881266 gene encoding UBX domain-containing protein 7 isoform X1, with translation MDQKLIDKFVEVTGEGEATARQYLSLTDGNVEAAISLMFEGGPAQEPPVPADAPDVESEVRPPILPTQEILVPSGPVCSLPRLSTNVFDRFRDFAVETQRQEEEMACKVAGVKQMSYCKSKRLEDLFRPPCNILFLGSFIEAREHAKTLNRWLLVNIQNPQEFSCQILNRDVWSNQQIQEIVKDHFVLWQVLSNTSDGSHYVHLYDVYEYPYLAIIDPRTGECMQTYHHITVDILMSALNDMLSTHPSPECVSFDTLNSKDWNSTATITKENAPNLSDCSSRTLKSSKHMIDILRESDSTIDATTSQSSSTSTATDVFQNISKKRRMDESDLSDPVQKVNSKDDQSCEEKSDSNVTKSDNASSVRLCLRLPNGKKETILMSAINTIEDFINKMDRMGYSSTDHTYLVPFPKTNIGMLSPETLLSDTILSPANTVFITKIQ, from the exons ATGGATCAAAAACTTATTGACAAATTTGTCGAAGTAACAG GAGAGGGTGAAGCAACAGCGCGTCAATATCTATCGTTAACCGATGGGAATGTAGAAGCTGCAATAAGTTTAATGTTCGAGGGAGGACCAGCACAGGAACCACCGGTTCCTGCTGATGCTCCTGATGTTGAATCCGAAGTGAGACCTCCCATTTTACCTACGCAAGAAATATTGGTACCATCGGGTCCAGTATGTTCGCTTCCAAGATTATCGACTAATGTATTTgatagatttagagattttgcagTGGAGACTC aaCGACAAGAGGAAGAAATGGCATGTAAAGTAGCCGGTGTAAAGCAGATGTCTTACTGTAAATCCAAAAGGTTGGAAGACTTATTTCGTCCTCCGTGTAATATCCTCTTCTTAGGTTCTTTTATTGAAGCTCGTGAACATGCCAAGACATTAAATCGTTGGTTGcttgtaaatattcaaaatccTCAAGAATTTTCATGCCAAATTCTTAATAGAGACGTATGGTCGAATCAACAAATACAAGAAATTGTAAAGGATCATTTTGTTTTGTGGCAA GTTTTGTCAAATACAAGCGATGGAAGTCATTATGTACATCTTTATGATGTGTATGAATACCCATATTTAGCAATAATAGATCCTAGAACAGGAGAATGCATGCAGACTTATCATCATATTACCGTAGATATTTTAATGTCTGCTTTAAATGATATGCTCAGCACTCATCCATCACCAGAATGTGTATCATTTGACACCCTTAATTCTAAAGACTGGAATAGTACTGCTACAATAACAAAAGAAAATGCACCTAATTTATCG GATTGCAGTAGTCGTACTTTGAAATCTTCTAAACATATGATTGATATTTTAAGAGAATCAG ACAGTACTATTGATGCAACAACGAGTCAAAGCTCAAGTACAAGTACGGCGACTGACGTCTTTCAGAATATAAGCAAAAAAAGAAGAATGGATGAATCTGATTTAAGTGATCCAGTTCAAAAAGTAAATTCAAAA GATGATCAATCGTGCGAAGAGAAGAGCGATTCTAACGTAACTAAAAGTG ATAATGCATCTTCTGTAAGACTTTGTTTAAGACTACCAAATGGTAAAAAGGAAACGATATTGATGTCTGCGATAAACACGATAGAA gattttattaacaaaatggACAGAATGGGCTATTCGTCGACCGATCACACTTACTTGGTACCATTTCCAAAAACAAATATTGGAATGCTTTCTCCAGAAACACTCTTATCAGATACTATTTTATCTCCAGCGAATACAGTATTTATAACAaagatacaataa
- the LOC100881378 gene encoding uncharacterized protein LOC100881378 isoform X3, translated as MEGNITLILNENRIEVIKEKLASRSCYFASLFSHNFNDSHSNEHVINYNVTFCTLQNFVEWIHDDETPVYMHYSPVKVSMIKFIKNNFTELLSLLQLSLLFMADDLTNDVTDIIISHWLLPEKIIDIWLLAQELSIKALQDICLSICLDRFEELPVHSLTELTKDNITRLITNVNIRSSTEYLKFVRDEWKMYHGTTGIAEIKDKSQLKFIRGSVVCNTQESVVKDIFLYTWNGDNLSKCVRLKNIGDSGNLIIGMQIAGRGFNIYTIGGEMGLGTGKFNDIIWRYCLLSKKWYYQARLPVPRRHMVAVFLKDKLVIVGGVGRHRLKLLTVDILHIHTETNYWDTIAINNPAIRSIAFLTPDTTLFLIGDHSGETILSKIDIKETVCQEESCTKECARHNIINIMNIAHEDYYRIRYARVIDIDMIILDNDRDEKYQYLHVHRQVRKDFENLSIPKLGCINIIDPATLYDTV; from the exons ATGGAGGGAAATATAACGTTGATTCTCAATGAAAATCGAATAGAAGTCATTAAGGAAAAACTTGCATCCAGGAGCTGTTATTTTGCGTCGCTTTTCTCACACAATTTTAACGATTCACATAGTAACGAACATGTTATCAACTATAACGTTACCTTTTGTACTTTACAG AATTTTGTGGAATGGATTCACGATGACGAAACACCTGTATACATGCACTATAGTCCTGTCAAAGTTTCcatgataaaatttataaaaaataattttacggaATTATTAAGTTTATTACAATTAAGTTTGTTGTTTATGGCTGATGATTTAACAAACGATGTTACAGACATTATAATTTCTCATTGGCTCTTACCAGAGAAAATAATTGATATATGGCTTTTGGCTCAAGAATTGAGTATAAAAGCGTTACAAGATATTTGTCTCTCAATTTGTTTAGATCGTTTTGAAGAGTTGCCTGTACATTCGCTTACCGAATTAACCAAAGATAATATTACTCGTTTAATTACAAACGTAAACATAAGATCTTCTACCGAGTACCTGAAGTTTGTAAGAGACGAATGGAAAATGTACCACGGg acAACGGGCATTGCagaaataaaagataaaagcCAATTGAAGTTTATACGAGGCAGTGTCGTTTGTAATACACAAGAATCTGTCGTTaaggatatatttttatatacctgGAATGGTGACAATTTAAGCAAATGCGttcgattaaaaaatataggaGACTCAGGAAACTTAATAATCGGGATGCAAATAGCTGGTAGAG GTttcaacatttatacaattgGAGGAGAAATGGGattgggaactgggaaatttaaCGACATTATTTGGCGTTATTGTCTTTTATCTAAAAAGTGGTATTACCAAGCACGTTTACCTGTTCCCAGGAGGCATATGGTTGCCGTATTTCTGAAGGACAAATTAGTTATAGTAGGTGGCGTAGGGAGGCATAGATTGAAATTGTTAACAGTCGACATTCTACATATTCACACGG AAACAAACTATTGGGATACTATAGCAATCAATAATCCTGCTATACGAAGCATAGCGTTTCTTACACCTGATACAACGTTATTTTTGATCG GCGATCATTCTGGTGAAACGATCCTATCAAAAATCGACATTAAGGAGACAGTTTGTCAGGAAGAAAGCTGCACGAAAGAGTGCGCGAgacataatattataaatattatgaacATTGCACACGAAGATTACTATCGAATAAGGTATGCGCGCGTCATTGATATCGACATGATAATATTGGACAACGATCGTGACGAAAAATATCAATATCTGCATGTACATAGACAGGTAAGgaaggattttgaaaatttgtcgatTCCCAAACTGGGATGTATTAATATTATCGATCCTGCTACATTGTACGATACcgtgtaa